A portion of the Paenibacillus sp. PvR098 genome contains these proteins:
- a CDS encoding thiamine pyrophosphate-dependent enzyme: protein MTQMTAAKAIVEVLLREGVEKAFCVPGESYLSVLNALYETPQIELISGRHEGGVSFMAEGYAKASGKVGVCFATRGPGATNLSIGLHTAHQDSTPMVAFIGQVERSFRGREGFQEIDMAEYFSHLVKWTVELNDAHRVTEIVHRAFHLAKSGRPGPVLISLPQDVLDEVAEMEFQETEILSNPRPDHQAVVRAKEILQQAKRPVIIAGGGVTGTKSARELVELADKLQAPVATAFRRFDAFPNQHPYYIGQLGVGAAPYLVECVREADVVLALGTRFSQITTQNYTLLASNTKLIHVDISPDELNKVYRPALGIVADSRNFMLDLLAELGESSQSESREAYIQGQRKKYEQYSEVRATSGQDYVNLEAVMGDLMAHLPSNTIFTSDAGNFYGWMAKHYRFQEEGTFVGPTSGAMGYALPAAIGAKVAQPEKTVVAYAGDGGFMMTMQELETAVRNRIPVLAIVANNNMYGTIRMHQEKHFPERVIATELSNPNFTEIMVSMGGHGELVEKNEDFVPALQRALASLKPALIEVRIDPQQVSVAKTIEEMRAAQTVKQK, encoded by the coding sequence ATGACACAGATGACCGCTGCAAAAGCAATCGTAGAAGTTCTATTGAGAGAGGGCGTTGAGAAGGCGTTTTGTGTGCCCGGAGAGAGCTATTTGAGCGTCTTAAACGCCTTGTATGAAACACCGCAGATAGAACTGATTTCCGGTCGCCATGAAGGAGGCGTTTCCTTCATGGCTGAAGGTTATGCAAAAGCCAGCGGTAAGGTAGGGGTTTGTTTCGCCACCCGAGGGCCGGGAGCAACCAATCTGTCCATCGGATTGCATACCGCTCATCAAGATTCCACACCTATGGTTGCTTTTATCGGACAGGTAGAAAGATCATTCCGGGGCCGGGAAGGCTTTCAAGAGATCGATATGGCGGAATATTTCAGTCATCTGGTCAAATGGACGGTGGAACTGAATGATGCGCATCGAGTCACAGAGATAGTCCACAGGGCTTTTCATCTCGCCAAATCCGGCAGACCGGGTCCTGTTCTTATTTCTTTGCCTCAGGATGTTTTGGATGAAGTAGCGGAAATGGAGTTCCAGGAAACGGAGATTTTATCCAACCCGCGTCCGGATCACCAAGCCGTGGTCAGAGCCAAAGAAATTTTGCAGCAAGCAAAGCGTCCGGTGATTATCGCCGGGGGCGGGGTAACAGGTACCAAGTCTGCCAGAGAACTGGTGGAATTAGCAGATAAACTGCAAGCACCTGTAGCTACGGCGTTTCGCCGATTCGATGCGTTTCCTAACCAACATCCATATTACATCGGACAATTGGGAGTAGGTGCTGCACCGTATTTGGTGGAGTGCGTAAGGGAAGCGGATGTTGTTCTTGCCTTGGGGACTCGGTTCTCGCAAATTACAACACAGAACTATACGCTGTTGGCTTCCAATACCAAGCTGATTCATGTCGATATTTCACCGGATGAATTGAACAAAGTATACCGCCCGGCACTTGGGATTGTAGCTGACTCGAGAAACTTTATGCTCGATTTGCTTGCCGAGTTGGGTGAATCAAGTCAAAGCGAATCGCGTGAAGCTTATATACAGGGACAACGCAAGAAATATGAACAATATTCCGAGGTTCGCGCTACTTCCGGTCAAGATTATGTGAATTTGGAAGCGGTCATGGGCGATCTGATGGCCCACCTTCCTTCTAACACCATATTTACATCGGATGCAGGTAATTTCTATGGATGGATGGCCAAGCATTACCGCTTCCAGGAAGAAGGGACTTTTGTGGGACCGACCTCCGGCGCGATGGGATACGCCCTGCCGGCAGCCATTGGTGCGAAGGTTGCCCAACCGGAGAAAACGGTAGTGGCGTATGCCGGAGACGGCGGGTTTATGATGACAATGCAAGAGCTGGAGACGGCTGTGCGTAATCGAATTCCTGTCTTGGCGATTGTCGCGAATAATAACATGTACGGAACGATCCGAATGCATCAAGAGAAGCATTTTCCTGAACGTGTCATTGCAACGGAATTATCAAATCCGAATTTCACAGAGATCATGGTCAGTATGGGCGGACATGGGGAGCTAGTAGAGAAGAACGAAGATTTTGTACCTGCACTGCAGCGGGCGTTGGCTTCACTTAAACCGGCGTTGATCGAGGTGCGAATCGACCCGCAGCAAGTATCCGTAGCCAAGACGATCGAAGAAATGAGAGCAGCGCAGACTGTAAAACAAAAATAA
- a CDS encoding GntR family transcriptional regulator, whose translation MKQGKTNLAYEIIKEKILSGELKTLSDISEDRLQSELNISRTPIREALQKLEQEKLVYIYPRKGIIVSGITVELLNEVYEMRELIEPFVAKNVCHKLSEEWLIAMKHSLTEPPEGMTPDERKAYYIDLDKQLHHQIIYSYPNTFIHNIMGNIYDHNHRIFVLTSSVNEKHNVSIPEHVAIIEAFLERDPDKVELRMREHITSSRRNAIEYLIKKYQ comes from the coding sequence ATGAAACAAGGAAAAACCAATTTGGCTTACGAGATCATTAAGGAAAAAATATTAAGCGGTGAATTGAAAACGCTCTCTGATATCTCGGAGGATAGGCTGCAATCGGAGCTGAACATCAGCCGCACTCCGATTAGAGAAGCATTGCAAAAATTGGAGCAGGAGAAGCTTGTTTATATTTATCCCCGCAAAGGCATCATCGTTTCTGGCATTACCGTAGAATTACTCAATGAAGTGTATGAAATGCGGGAATTGATCGAACCCTTCGTAGCTAAGAATGTGTGCCACAAGCTTTCGGAGGAATGGCTGATAGCAATGAAACACAGCTTAACGGAACCGCCTGAAGGGATGACACCGGATGAACGAAAAGCCTATTATATTGATCTAGATAAACAGCTGCATCATCAAATCATCTATTCGTATCCTAATACCTTTATCCACAATATTATGGGCAATATCTATGACCATAATCATAGAATTTTTGTTCTCACCTCATCCGTTAATGAGAAGCATAACGTCTCGATCCCCGAGCATGTAGCCATTATTGAAGCTTTTCTGGAGAGAGATCCGGATAAGGTCGAATTGAGAATGAGAGAACATATTACTTCATCCAGAAGAAATGCCATTGAATACTTGATCAAGAAATATCAATAA
- a CDS encoding YdeI/OmpD-associated family protein, with translation MWWVINAKKEETRLKRLNTLIEDSNHGRTLPQLTRRTKSE, from the coding sequence ATTTGGTGGGTCATTAATGCGAAGAAAGAAGAGACCAGGCTTAAGCGTCTCAACACACTTATCGAAGACTCAAACCATGGGCGAACCCTACCCCAGCTGACCCGTCGGACCAAGTCAGAGTGA
- a CDS encoding HAD family phosphatase produces the protein MASMNKTKGIIFDMDNTLLQSKIDFAAMKLDVYDFLGRFKLLPHDFPVQEHTTSTMIECAKKSGMTSETYEAAMKITEKHELKGMEGAGLEPGVMDLIESLHTKYILVIVTNNSRTAALKALEKTEVRKYFDFIIGREQMTSLKPSPSGYLVAKSQFKHILSDEWIAIGDSWIDGRASIDAGIPFICYKTSCEEMLNKGVNPIGRVNNIIEMLDFIR, from the coding sequence ATGGCAAGCATGAACAAAACTAAAGGGATTATTTTTGATATGGATAATACATTGCTGCAATCCAAAATTGATTTTGCGGCAATGAAACTTGATGTTTATGATTTTCTTGGAAGGTTTAAACTGCTGCCTCATGATTTTCCCGTCCAGGAGCATACTACGTCAACTATGATAGAATGCGCCAAGAAATCAGGAATGACTTCTGAAACCTATGAAGCGGCTATGAAGATTACAGAAAAGCATGAACTCAAAGGGATGGAAGGCGCAGGGCTTGAACCGGGAGTTATGGATCTGATTGAATCACTACATACGAAATATATACTAGTTATAGTTACGAATAATTCACGTACGGCTGCTCTAAAAGCTCTAGAGAAAACCGAAGTCAGGAAGTATTTTGATTTCATCATAGGGAGAGAACAAATGACTTCACTGAAGCCCTCTCCTTCCGGATATCTGGTAGCTAAGAGTCAATTTAAGCATATATTATCCGATGAATGGATTGCCATTGGGGATTCATGGATTGATGGTAGAGCATCGATCGACGCAGGAATACCCTTCATATGCTATAAAACAAGCTGCGAAGAGATGTTGAATAAAGGAGTAAACCCCATCGGCCGAGTAAACAACATCATAGAAATGTTAGATTTTATAAGATGA
- a CDS encoding DDE-type integrase/transposase/recombinase, which translates to MTTDLVMGALKQAYTEKLPGKGLIHHSDRGSQYASKEYRKQLESYGMKPSMSRKGNCYANACIEAFHSILKREFIYSKPKSKTKQEAQQKLYFEFFYNRKRSNSIIGYMSPVRFEKYYERAA; encoded by the coding sequence ATGACAACGGACCTCGTCATGGGTGCATTGAAACAGGCATATACCGAAAAGCTGCCTGGAAAAGGCTTGATTCACCATTCTGACCGCGGTTCCCAGTATGCCTCCAAGGAGTACCGTAAGCAGCTGGAAAGCTACGGTATGAAGCCCAGCATGAGTCGTAAAGGCAACTGTTATGCTAATGCCTGTATCGAGGCTTTTCATAGTATCTTGAAGCGTGAGTTCATCTACAGCAAACCAAAATCCAAGACCAAGCAAGAAGCACAGCAGAAACTATATTTCGAGTTCTTTTACAACCGGAAAAGATCGAATAGTATAATTGGTTACATGTCACCCGTACGCTTTGAGAAGTACTACGAAAGAGCAGCTTAG
- a CDS encoding IS3 family transposase — protein sequence MLKVSRSGYYKWRASEASEQCKRKELLTECIKRHFHDSDEIYGSPRIHNELVKEGWIVSERTVGLIMREQGLHSCMARKFRVMTTDSNHDMPIAPNVLQQDFASNEAE from the coding sequence GTGTTAAAGGTATCCAGGAGCGGCTATTACAAATGGCGAGCATCCGAGGCTTCTGAGCAGTGTAAGCGTAAAGAGCTGCTGACAGAGTGCATCAAGCGGCACTTTCATGATTCAGATGAAATCTATGGAAGCCCGAGAATACACAACGAACTTGTGAAGGAAGGCTGGATCGTATCGGAACGTACGGTCGGCCTCATTATGCGTGAACAAGGGCTGCACTCCTGTATGGCGCGTAAGTTCAGAGTCATGACAACAGACTCGAACCACGATATGCCCATTGCCCCGAATGTCCTTCAGCAAGATTTTGCAAGCAACGAAGCCGAATGA
- a CDS encoding HAD family hydrolase: MDVLYVSDLDGTLLNDNQTLNVETIETLNHLIEHGMHFTIATARSIESTKEIIKELNVNLPIVLMNGVFIYDSHNERYIKTNYLSNQLGTQIIQTYLQSGLNPIVYTIDHDGNSRIYYKGTFNNSEANYIGNRLSKGDTRFKLVNNYDECMNEHIITINAIDTFNKLEYAYKQFMNEPECNCHFGPDIYSPGYHWLEIADQRATKKEAVLFLKSKYNFKKLVCFGDNLNDLSMFEAADEKYAVSNAHEILRNKADKIIDSNNSNGVSTFLSSIYDRSSIGPNEI, encoded by the coding sequence ATGGATGTATTATATGTTTCAGATCTAGACGGTACGTTACTGAATGATAACCAGACGCTAAATGTAGAAACAATAGAAACACTTAATCATTTAATTGAACATGGAATGCATTTTACAATAGCTACAGCTCGTTCTATAGAATCTACTAAAGAAATTATTAAAGAGTTAAACGTGAATTTACCCATCGTATTAATGAATGGAGTATTTATATATGACTCCCATAATGAACGCTACATTAAAACCAATTACTTATCCAATCAGCTTGGTACCCAAATTATTCAAACTTATTTGCAGTCCGGCCTAAATCCTATAGTTTACACAATTGATCATGATGGAAATTCTCGAATATATTATAAAGGTACCTTTAACAATAGTGAAGCCAACTACATAGGCAACAGATTAAGTAAAGGTGATACCCGATTTAAACTGGTTAACAATTATGATGAATGTATGAATGAACACATTATTACAATCAATGCGATAGATACTTTCAATAAATTGGAATACGCGTATAAACAATTTATGAATGAACCGGAATGCAATTGTCACTTTGGACCAGATATTTATTCTCCTGGATATCATTGGCTTGAAATAGCAGATCAACGCGCTACTAAGAAAGAAGCGGTATTATTTTTAAAGAGTAAATATAACTTCAAAAAATTAGTTTGTTTTGGAGATAACTTAAATGATTTATCCATGTTTGAAGCAGCTGACGAGAAATATGCAGTAAGTAATGCACATGAAATTCTAAGGAATAAAGCAGATAAGATCATTGACAGTAATAATAGCAATGGAGTCTCAACATTTTTAAGTTCCATCTATGATCGTAGCTCAATAGGTCCGAATGAAATATAA